Within the Enoplosus armatus isolate fEnoArm2 chromosome 9, fEnoArm2.hap1, whole genome shotgun sequence genome, the region ACAGTATGGTGTGCACTTGAGGTGACCATATGACCTACGAATAACAGGAGAAATAACATGTCAGTCAGTTTAACATGCCAACAAAACACTTCTCATACAGCAAAGAGTTTATAGTTAAATGTCGTGCTCACCCCGGAAGATATGAATTACATGTCTGGTAGCCGAAGTCCTTTCCATCACACTCCTCAGCCCCCTCATAGCGATATCCGTCTCCACAGAAGGCGTGTTTACACTCTGTGGTAAGGGgagacagcagaggtggaggggtCACGTTATATGTGCACAGCAAAGTACAACGAAGGAACTGTACAGACCACCTGACATGGTCGCATTACTTACTGACGCAGCCGTCAGTGACGACTCTGTTCCTGTCATCACACTCCTCTCCGCTGGAAATCTGCACTATCCCGTCACCACAGTAACCTTCATCATCAGGTGCATTTTCCATGGACTGGAACGGCGTCAGCTGGAATGGAAAAGTCTTATACAGAGTTTAAAAAACttgaacaaaaggaaaagacagcTTGAAAAGTCACCATGTGACAAATATTAAAGATTATTTTGCTGCATGCAGTGATACCTGGATTGGCAGCCAGCCATCAATGTCTTTGAAATAGAGAGATCTCTGATCTTTGCGGAATGCAAGCGCATTATCTGTGTGCAGGCGCTCCAGTTCCTCCTCATTGCTTACAACAAATATCTGAATGAAAGGCAAAGTGAGGAAATGTCTTCACTATTTAgtgcattttgaatttgaaggCTGAGTCCCATTGGAGTGCAATTTTGAGATTTTGAGCATCAAAACTTAATGTCCCAGCTGACAATATGTGTCACCCCAGTAGGCGTACTTTTATCTTTCAAAAACTTTTCATCTGTAAATAATTAACTCAAAAGTTTTTAAAAGCCAATAAACCCAGGGTTTCTAAAACTTCACAAGTGAAAACAATATCTAGCTGcataatattttaaatacagtaaatacatacagtatatacatattgATAAAAACTTGAACAGTTGTGATTTGagtttttctgttctgtttttttgtgtcaaatGATTCAGTATTGAATGTATAATCCACATAACTGACttacaaacatcacaaaatactgtacataactTTGACAAGTCTATTCATTCCTCACCGCTGGTACTTTGGGATAGTTTCCTCTGGAAGGATAATCATCAAACGGAGAACTACTGAGAGAGCTACAGCTACACTTTCCAGGAGGCCCTGGTGGACCACGTGCTCCCTTTGCTCCAAGCATGTATAGTCCTAAACATgtacagagaggaaaaacaatattatacgaaaagacacaaagcaaaagaaagcaAGTTTAGTGCCAAGTAACAGAATGTTTCAGGCTTAGTGATCTAAAGTGAAGTGTTGTTGAGAGTACAGGCAACAGTACCTGAGGTAAATACTATATGTCATAAAATGTTGTATCTTTGATTCATCTATCAAGAAGCAAACACAATCAACTTAATTCACTCGGAAACCTGATCAAGAtaacaaatgtcacattcatTATATGGTGACATAATACTTGTAATTCTATGGGGAGGCTCGCCATCTGTGAATCCATTTTAGCCACATGATGTCATGACGACAGCTTCGTGTTTCACCTCAGGAGATAAAGTTTCTCTGGTGCTAAATAAGACTACCGGTGTTACCTCTTACATTGCTCTAAAGTGTGCTTCGTTTTGCTGACGGGCGTTTGCTACTCCTAACACTGGCAGCACAGCgtttcacacactctcagagaacagagaaagtGCAGAGCCACGCCAAAGTGGACGCAGGTGAACTCATGCCCTGACGGAGCAATATGTCCGTTTTTTAAATCAGTATCCTCAAGAGTTTCAAATCTGTTGCCGATTTCTGCTCTGTTGGAAAATGGAATGAAAAAGTTCTCACCTGTGGCAGGTGAACCAGGAGGACCAGGGTGACCTGCAGGTCCCTGTGGGCCCACAGGTCCCATAGGACCAACACTTCCTGAATCTCCTTTCACTCCCtgaaacacaagcaaaacaacACTCCAGGTGGTCACACTTGCAATGGGATATTTTGAGCATAGAATAATAATTTACTTTGCGCAACAAAAATGTACTGTTCtcaatatatatacaatatatatatatatatacatatatatgtatacactaATTTGCCCTCAACATCTCTGCTCTGTGCGCTTAAACAATGTATTTTCTCCACAACATtgcaaaaaatatgtatatataaaaaacaatgcAACCAGAATATCACATGCCCATGAACTCTGCACCTGCTTGCCTCTCTTCCCTGGTCGGCCAGTGGGTCCTCTGTTTCCAGAGATTCCAGGTTCTCCTTTTGGACCCATTTCACCCTGCACAACAAATCAGATCAACCCAATAAATCAGATTTGGTCAGACTTGGAAAGTTGTAACTGTGCAGAACAAATTCAGAACTCCTTCTTGTTTGAATGcgtttctcactttctgtccaAGCATTCCTGGGAAACCCATTCCCCCCTGTGGATAAAGGACAGTAAATTAAACATCAGCTTAGATTACATACAGCATATATGAACTATTGAGCTACTACTTTCATTAGCAACAACCCCACTGATAAACTCTGCCTACCTTGTCGCCTTTCACTCCACTCTCACCGCGATCACCTCGAGAGCCCTGATGGAGCAGATTACAGCGTGTTACGTAACATTAAGTCtagatgaaacagaaaacatgttaatCAAT harbors:
- the colq gene encoding acetylcholinesterase collagenic tail peptide, with amino-acid sequence MTLLTLGLYLPLWFCYGLAQSSFLDSFISIPAALRSQEQQRRFNPCCLMSLPPPPLFPPPPSLWRRDTHNEGISNHGGELETGNEDKGSGCSRGPRGPAGPPGLEGPPGLPGIGGPKGEKGEIGRPGQKGRTGPPGLPGKQGPAGWPGPSGPKGEKGDPGLMGLPGARGPIGPRGLPGYKGEKGSRGDRGESGVKGDKGGMGFPGMLGQKGEMGPKGEPGISGNRGPTGRPGKRGKQGVKGDSGSVGPMGPVGPQGPAGHPGPPGSPATGLYMLGAKGARGPPGPPGKCSCSSLSSSPFDDYPSRGNYPKVPAIFVVSNEEELERLHTDNALAFRKDQRSLYFKDIDGWLPIQTFPFQLTPFQSMENAPDDEGYCGDGIVQISSGEECDDRNRVVTDGCVKCKHAFCGDGYRYEGAEECDGKDFGYQTCNSYLPGSYGHLKCTPYCVIDSTNCKYFT